A genomic region of Apteryx mantelli isolate bAptMan1 chromosome 12, bAptMan1.hap1, whole genome shotgun sequence contains the following coding sequences:
- the TRAIP gene encoding E3 ubiquitin-protein ligase TRAIP, giving the protein MPIRAHCTICSDFFDNQRDVAAVPCGHTFHQACLIQWFDTAPSRTCPQCRIQVSKRHIINKLFFDVALEEQTALDAESLQNELDKTKAQLSMKEKEKRECQAVMDGLRDTLDVRNATIESLQKVLGETEMLCSSLKKQMKFLEQQQEDNRSSKEEARRLRNKLRTMERIELLLQSQRPEVEEMIREMGVGQAAVEQLAVYCVSLKKEYENLKEARKISSEMAEKLKKEVFSVSSKLQKTVSELEKTKEELKSTQKDLKNADKEILSLKKKIEILQDTLKVPSVTRETLSRLVFESPTPVELRHPKLHRPAHSDEINLDATFDVDTPEHQPCRSLSSPAKRQKLDKKPPPVVNLSKKALKETVENWADDLEDEALKGLLPAFIRNSALLKKTSSGSLLGPHKHVGTVRVGYDGLGGRTKFIQPTNLTEIRPIAVRSKRKNVSRPVSAAPSVSSSSSSQVKLDSFLQ; this is encoded by the exons ATGCCCATCCGGGCCCACTGCACCATCTGCTCCGACTTCTTCGACAACCAGCGGGATGTGGCAGCCGTGCCCTGCGGTCACACCTTCCACCAGGCCTG tCTCATTCAGTGGTTTGATACAGCACCAAGCCGGACTTGTCCTCAGTGCAGAATCCAG GTCAGCAAAAGACACATCATCAATAAGCTGTTCTTTGATGTTGCCCTGGAGGAGCAGACAGCACTGGATGCAGAGAGCTTACAG AATGAACTGGACAAGACGAAGGCTCAGCTCTCCATGAAAG agaaaGAGAAGCGGGAATGCCAAGCCGTCATGGATGGGCTGAGGGACACTCTGGATGTGCGCAACGCCACAATAGAGTCGCTCCAGAAGGTGCTGGGAGAGACGGAGATGCTGTGTTCCTCTCTGAAG AAACAGATGAAATTCCTGGAACAGCAGCAGGAGGATAACAGAAGTTCAAAGGAGGAGGCCCGCCGTCTGCGGAACAAACTGAGAACCATGGAGCG GATCGAACTGTTGCTTCAGAGCCAGCGCCCCGAAGTGGAGGAGATGATCCGAGAGATGGGAGTTGGGCAGGCAGCAGTGGAACAGCTTGCAGTCTACTGTGTTTCACTGAAAAA GGAATATGAAAACTTGAAGGAGGCTCGGAAGATATCTAGTGAGATGGCAGAGAAGCTGAAGAAGGAGGTGTTTTCTGTCAGTAGCAAG ctgcagaaaacagTCTCAGAGTTGGAGAAGACAAAGGAGGAGCTAAAAAGCACCCAGAAGGATCTGAAGAATGCAGATAAGGAGATCTTG agTTTGAAGAAGAAGATAGAAATCCTGCAGGATACTCTGAAAGTGCCATCTGTAACCAGAGAGACACTGAGCCGACTAGTCTTTGAAAG CCCCACTCCCGTGGAACTGCGGCACCCAAAGCTCCATCGCCCAGCCCACAGCGATGAGATCAATCTAGATGCCACTTTTGATGTGGATACCCCTGAACATCAGCCTTGCAGATCTCTTTCCAGCCCTGCGAAAAGACAGAAGCTGGATAAAAAGCC gcctcctgtggtaaATCTGTCAAAGAAAGCTCTGAAGGAAACAGTGGAG AACTGGGCAGATGACTTGGAGGATGAGGCTCTTAAAGGACTCCTGCCAGCATTTATCAGGAACTCTGCTCTCTTGAAGAAGACATCCTCGGGTAGCTTGCTGGGTCCCCACAAGCATGTGGGCACT GTGAGAGTGGGGTACGATGGCTTGGGAGGCAGAACGAAGTTCATACAGCCT ACAAACCTAACAGAAATCCGTCCGATAGCAgtgaggagcaaaaggaagaatgTCTCCAGGCCAGTGTCTGCTGCTCCTTCAGTATCTTCCTCCAGCAGCAGCCAAGTCAAACTAGACAGCTTCCTGCAGTGA